A window from Chitinophaga filiformis encodes these proteins:
- a CDS encoding SRPBCC family protein → MEKHEFKITINGPREKVWNVLWDDASYRAWTSVFAPGSYAKTDWKKGSQIQFLDEKNDGMISRVEENIPNEYMSIEHLGYVKNGVEDRHSEEVKKWAGAHENYTLKNVDGQTELVVDMDIVDEYKDYFVKTWPKALEKVKELAELQ, encoded by the coding sequence ATGGAAAAACATGAATTCAAGATCACTATCAATGGTCCCAGGGAAAAGGTCTGGAACGTTCTCTGGGATGACGCTTCCTATCGTGCATGGACATCGGTTTTTGCTCCCGGATCATACGCTAAAACTGACTGGAAAAAGGGCAGTCAGATACAGTTCCTGGATGAAAAGAATGACGGCATGATATCCAGGGTAGAAGAGAATATTCCCAATGAATACATGTCGATAGAACATCTCGGATATGTAAAGAACGGTGTTGAAGACAGGCATAGCGAGGAAGTGAAGAAATGGGCAGGCGCACATGAAAATTATACATTGAAAAATGTAGATGGACAAACAGAGCTGGTGGTGGATATGGATATTGTGGATGAGTATAAAGACTATTTCGTGAAGACCTGGCCTAAGGCGCTGGAAAAAGTAAAAGAGCTGGCGGAACTGCAGTAG
- a CDS encoding DUF3823 domain-containing protein produces MQKIIKGLFILLTAVAVSSCTKEDNFDGPDAAFKGRLLDNDSKENFLTETGGVQIKLEELSWSATPTPQYIPAKIDGTFEDTKLFSGHYRVTPVNGAFWPVQGVEMDINGTTTYDFTLTPYLRITQFTHELEGTTLIMRFKLSAPVETGLPRILDVKPFVNTSDYVGSGATISQYTDPNKIDINSSWSADIAATNYEIRVPNLKAARTFYARVGVRVDDSFKQFNYSQIIEVKVP; encoded by the coding sequence ATGCAAAAGATCATAAAGGGATTGTTTATCTTACTGACTGCTGTAGCAGTATCTTCCTGTACCAAGGAAGATAATTTCGATGGGCCTGATGCCGCTTTTAAAGGAAGGCTGCTTGACAATGATTCAAAAGAGAACTTCCTGACGGAAACAGGCGGCGTTCAGATCAAACTGGAAGAACTGAGCTGGAGCGCTACGCCTACACCGCAGTATATACCTGCTAAAATTGACGGTACCTTTGAAGATACGAAACTGTTCAGCGGGCATTATCGTGTTACGCCTGTCAACGGTGCTTTCTGGCCGGTACAGGGTGTAGAGATGGATATCAATGGAACGACTACCTACGATTTCACGTTGACGCCCTATCTGCGCATTACCCAGTTCACACATGAACTGGAAGGCACTACACTGATCATGCGGTTTAAACTGTCAGCACCTGTGGAGACGGGCCTGCCCAGGATATTGGATGTCAAGCCTTTCGTTAATACGAGCGACTACGTAGGCAGCGGTGCTACCATCAGTCAGTATACCGATCCCAATAAGATCGATATCAATAGTAGCTGGTCTGCCGATATTGCTGCAACAAACTATGAGATCAGAGTACCTAACCTGAAGGCAGCCAGAACATTTTATGCAAGAGTAGGAGTAAGGGTAGATGACAGTTTCAAGCAGTTTAACTATTCACAGATCATTGAAGTTAAAGTACCATAG
- a CDS encoding RagB/SusD family nutrient uptake outer membrane protein, producing the protein MKHKLYISIITILAVLLQPSCKDLDIDPLNVIQDKDVFATEAGIKGYLATIYRALPIEDFYYRQEGSGFNRQWEHFYHPGALCGELVGPYGSTYDGAGGFGYWPYGDIRTVNYFIENLPVFSTGFSQEQIDAWLGEAYFCRAYFYFALAKRYGGIPIIRKVQHYPEQSLEELQVHRDKEVDVWNFIGDDLDSAYNKMPAVSERGRANRYVAAALKSRAMLYAGSIAKYGSENFVAGDARDQGYAGIPAAAAAGFFQKAWDAAKLLEGHYSLYRKKTDKELNYADLFLDKESTENILVRDYSLTTGTAHSWDATMTCRFMTADGLSRAYPTLELVERFTGQLPIVNADGTPRRFDNTSQLAQGLEPRLLATIYFPGATLRGKQFDMQRGIYEHFSGSAADELGQNPPNRPFRHLAGKTETLFNGMRIIGFTGISTDNDDLTRTGFYVRKYIDYNRAQSQCGLYMSTQSWIDLRYAEVLLNRAEAAAELNNMADARNVINDIRDRAGAPLLTGAFTIDTVRNERCKELAFEKQYWWDLRRWRIADKMLDNTKYHALMPYYVADEQKYIFLREPEPFQRSYNFEKKFYYEPIPGGELGKNPNLYPNNPNH; encoded by the coding sequence ATGAAGCACAAGCTATATATAAGCATCATCACTATACTGGCGGTATTGTTACAGCCATCCTGTAAAGACCTGGACATCGATCCGCTGAATGTGATCCAGGACAAGGACGTTTTCGCTACAGAAGCGGGGATAAAAGGTTATCTGGCCACGATATACCGCGCCCTGCCCATAGAAGATTTTTACTATCGCCAGGAAGGTTCCGGGTTTAACCGCCAATGGGAACACTTTTATCATCCCGGTGCTCTTTGCGGGGAACTGGTCGGGCCTTATGGCAGTACCTACGACGGGGCCGGTGGCTTTGGCTACTGGCCTTATGGCGATATCCGCACGGTCAATTACTTTATCGAGAACCTGCCCGTTTTCAGTACAGGTTTCTCGCAGGAGCAGATCGATGCCTGGTTGGGCGAGGCCTATTTCTGCAGGGCCTATTTCTATTTTGCGCTGGCTAAGCGCTATGGTGGTATTCCCATTATCAGGAAGGTACAACACTATCCGGAGCAAAGCCTGGAAGAGCTGCAGGTACACCGGGACAAGGAAGTGGATGTCTGGAATTTCATTGGCGATGACCTCGACAGCGCCTACAATAAAATGCCGGCCGTCAGTGAAAGAGGGCGTGCTAACCGTTATGTGGCTGCTGCCCTGAAGTCTAGGGCAATGCTGTATGCAGGTAGTATCGCGAAATATGGCTCGGAGAACTTTGTAGCCGGTGATGCCCGCGATCAGGGATATGCCGGTATCCCGGCGGCTGCAGCGGCAGGATTCTTCCAGAAAGCATGGGATGCGGCAAAGCTGCTGGAAGGGCATTATAGTTTATACCGTAAAAAGACAGATAAGGAACTGAATTATGCAGACCTTTTCCTGGACAAGGAAAGTACCGAAAATATCCTGGTAAGGGATTACTCGCTGACCACCGGTACTGCCCATAGCTGGGATGCTACTATGACCTGCCGTTTCATGACTGCGGACGGCCTTTCCCGCGCCTATCCGACCCTGGAGCTGGTAGAGCGTTTTACCGGACAATTGCCGATCGTGAACGCCGACGGTACGCCCCGCCGTTTCGATAATACCAGTCAGCTGGCGCAGGGACTGGAACCCCGCCTGCTGGCAACCATCTATTTCCCCGGTGCTACACTAAGAGGTAAACAATTCGATATGCAACGTGGCATCTATGAGCATTTTAGCGGTAGCGCTGCTGACGAATTAGGGCAGAACCCTCCGAACCGGCCATTCAGGCACCTGGCAGGTAAGACGGAAACCCTGTTCAACGGCATGCGTATTATCGGTTTTACCGGTATCAGTACTGACAATGATGACCTGACCCGCACTGGTTTCTATGTACGGAAATACATTGATTATAATCGCGCGCAATCCCAATGCGGACTGTATATGAGCACCCAGAGCTGGATAGACCTGCGTTATGCGGAGGTACTGCTGAACAGGGCAGAAGCGGCTGCAGAACTGAACAATATGGCCGATGCCCGGAATGTGATCAATGATATCAGGGACCGTGCAGGCGCTCCGCTGTTAACAGGGGCTTTTACAATAGACACCGTACGCAACGAGCGCTGTAAAGAGCTGGCCTTCGAAAAACAATACTGGTGGGACCTGAGAAGATGGCGCATAGCCGACAAAATGCTGGATAACACGAAGTACCATGCCCTGATGCCATACTATGTTGCAGATGAACAAAAGTACATCTTCCTCCGGGAGCCGGAACCCTTCCAGCGTTCCTACAACTTCGAGAAGAAGTTTTACTATGAACCTATTCCAGGGGGAGAGCTGGGCAAGAACCCGAACCTGTATCCCAATAACCCTAACCACTAA